From the genome of Salvelinus namaycush isolate Seneca chromosome 1, SaNama_1.0, whole genome shotgun sequence:
CAAAATACAGTTTCATGAAAATATTATTTGAATATGATGGTAACACGTTATATAGAAGTGATAATGCCCACGaaaccggtgtttggaggatatgttggcacggtttgccggtgttgtgccgaaaatctccccccctgccagaattctcTCCCCCCCTTCGCGTTCTTCATTGCTGCAacttgctagttgagatttctgctcCTCACTCCGTTGTCAGAGTTGTCTTACAAGTTGTCCTAGTAGCAGAAAGCATTTCTGTCTacagttttcggtttggctatttgtttcaagtgtttgTGGTGTTCTGGCTTGTATGCCGCCCTGGCGAACCGCGCCCGCACCCGGTgcccccggcaagatgccgccCTGGGCGGCTGCCCACGTGTACCTAAACCCGCAACTGATTTTGTATTAttctataaataaatctctttgccaaaatacgtcatctctcccatgtcaTATTCGACTAGTATGTTTGAAAGTGTAAGGATAATAATTCAGccatagttgttctgaaatgtttattgcttgccaatgtaacggatgtgaaatggctagctagctagcgggtacgcgctagtagcgtttcaatcagttacgtcacttgctctgaaacctagaagtagtgttgccccttgctctgcaagggccgcggcttttgtggagcgatgggtaacgacgcttcgtgggtgactgttgttgatgactgtgcagagggtccctggttcgcgcccgtgtcggggcgagggggcgGTTTAAAGTTACACTGTTACATCAACATTTTACTCtctcctctatgtttaatataataattattaatTTCGGTTGTCTATCCTGACGTGAAGCTTGTTCTATAttaagtatttgactctagccacaaaattaaggaaattagaaagGGGGGTTCTGGCAGGGGGGAGATTGTCGACCTaacacctgtgccaatatatcctccaaacaccggtttCTCGGGCACTATCACGTAAATAACATGACATGTCAAAACGACAGAGAGTATTTGTCTAACTTTACCACTAACCTGCATTTTTCACCGAAGCTGGGCAACTTGTCGAGGAGTTTGGAAACACTGCTTTCCACACGGCCAAAGTCTCGGTAAATCTCCTCGGTGCAGTCCGCGGTGCGGATGAACGTCTTGTAGTTGGAGAAGGCGAGCTCCCGGGTCTGCTGCAGTATCTGCGCCCTCTCCTCCGCCAACCGCTCCGGTTCACGGTTTAATTTCTCCACGCCAAACGAACTGAGCTCTGACAAGTAGGCTGCGAAGTCGGGGTTGTCTCTCCAGTTGTCTGGAAAGCTGTCTTTAAATATTGAAGCCAGAATACTCTCATCTTCCACGTCCACAGCGGTCATATTGGAAAGCTGTCACTTCAATACTTCATCTGAATTGTAGTCTTACCGACTCCGATTTACAGCCTTTACACAGGAGTACGAAAACAGGTCGTTAAAATACAATGTAAACGTCTGATGTCTTTTAAATGGCAATTTAATTCGCAATTTGGCTAAAATTCTAGTCGCTCGCAAAGACAAGAGCACAACATCAACAGGCGCATGATTTTGACGTCACTATTACATCCACTTCCGTTTTCCTGCGCATGAATTTCTGCTCACTATCCCCACGCTGCAGCGTTAATCAAGCTACATTCAGTGGGCACAATATTGTAAGGAAATTAGCGAATTATTTACCAAGATGAGGCCTTTAACAGACGACGAGACAAAAACGATGTttgagaaactctccaaatagtGAGTATTGACATGTGATCTTGAAAGACAAGGCTGACGTTATTTTGAAACTGCCATGGCTGTTCAGACTAGCGCCATGCGTGATCAACCAACTCGTGTAGTTTTGCCTGCTAGTTAGTGCACAGGGTTGATAAACACCAGTCCGTATCCGGTCTCTTTGGTGCTATGCTCATGATGACAGTCTTTAACCTGCACTAGTTATGCTTCTCAGCAAGCTGGCTAATACGTCGTCTGTGTAGATGGCAAGTGATTTGAAATGGCACGTTGTCTGTGTAGATGGCAAGTGATTTGAAATGGCACGTTGTCTGTGTAGATGGCAAGTGATTTGAAATGGTACGTTGTCTGTGTAGATGGCAAGTGATTTGAAATGGTACGTTGTCTGTGTAGATGGCAAGTGATTTGAAATGGTCTGAATCTACACTGACAATGTGTGACACCTTCCTCTGTCCACAGCATTGGTGAGAACATCAAACTCCTGGTGGATCGACCAGATGGGACTTATTGCTTCAGACTTCACAATGACCGGGTATATTACATCAGGTAAACAACGCTACAGGGCTGCTGTTATTGTTAAATATTACCTATGGATATTATAAAGCAGGTTACTTCATGATCGTCTCTTTTTGGGGAGTTAAGATAGTCTTATTTCCACTTTTCTTTTTGTATCAGTGAGAAAATTCTGAAGTTGGCTACCAACATCTCCCGTGATAAGTTGGTGTCGGTGGGTACCTGCTTTGGAAAGTTCACCAAGACCATTAAGTTCCGCCTGCACATCACAGCACTGGACTTCCTGGCACCATATGCCAAGGTAAACAAGAAGCCCTCTGACCTCTCACTATGTATAATGATAACCACAGCCATGTTAGAAGTGTAGATATATTGTTAATGTTTTAGCAATTTAACTGGGCAtgtcagttttaagaacaaattcttattttcaatgacggcctgggaacagtgggttaactgccttgttcaggggcagaacaacagatttttaaaaACATTGTAAGCTTGGGGATTAgatccagaaacctttcggttactggcccaacgctccaaccacttggctacctgccgccccaaaatgaCTCTGACGACAGCCAGGTGAGACTAGAGGTTTAGTTCGATAATCATATTTGTGTAAGCTTTAAAATGAACATCAATATCTCTCTCAAACCTACAGGATCTCAGTTAAGACAGTACTGTAATAACGGAGCTGTGGTCTGAGTCACTGAACCCTCTGTGTGTTCAGTTCAAGGTGTGGGTGAAGCCTGGGCAGGAGCAGTCCTTCCTCTATGGGAACCATGTGTTGAAGTCTGGTCTGGGGAGGATCACAGAGAACACTAACCAATACCAGGGTGTGGTGGTGTATTCCATGGCAGACGTACCGCTGGTGAGTTGGCCCTCCCtctgcacatactgtacattcattATCCAATCAATTCATTCAACACACAGCCCTCCCtcttcacatactgtacattcattATCCAATCAACACGTAGCCCTCCCTTCAGTCATTATCCAATCAACACGTAGCCTTCCCTTCAGTCATTATCCAATCAACACACAGCCCTCCCTTCAGTCATTATCCAATCAACACGTAGCCCTCCCTTCAGTCATTATCCAATCAACACGTAGCCCTCCCTTCAGTCATTATCCAATCAACACGCAGCCCTCCCTTCAGTCATTATCCAATCAACACTGAGCCCTCCCTTCAGTCATTATCCAATCAACACACAGCCCTCCCTTCAGTCATTATCCAATCAACACATAGACCTCCCTTCAGTCATTATCCAATCAACACATAGCCCTCCCTTCAGTCATTATCCAATCAACACATAGCCCTCCCtctgcacatactgtacattcattATCCAATCAATTCATTCAACACACAGCCCTCCCTTCAGTCATTATCCAATCAATTCATTCAACACACAGCCCTCCCtcttcacatactgtacattcattATCCAATCAATTCATTCAACACACAGCCCTCCCtcttcacatactgtacattcattATCCAATCAATTCATTCAACACGTAGGGCAGCTTTCCCAGAGGTTAACTAGTTAGActaatggagaatctccattgaaaatgTTTTTTGTTCCAGGACTAGACTTAATCTGTGTGGTAAACCGACCCATATTGTCAGTTCTACACCACATCTCTTTTGGATAGTGATCGTTTGACAGTTGGTTGCTCCTTTATACAAgccatttgaacatcttggccatgttctgttataatctccaccaggcacagccagaagaggactggccacccctcatagcctggtttcttcctaggttctggcctttctagggagtttttcctagccaccgtgcttctacacctgcattgcttggtgtttggggttttaggctgggtttctgtacagcactttgagatatcagctgatgtaaaaagggcttgataaataaatttgatttgttgAAGAAGTCTCACAAGCTAATATCTGAGTCATCAGTAACCATAGTAACTCCTAGGTAACATGCAGGTTTGACTCAACTTGCCCCTCTGTCTTTCTGCAGGGTTTTGGCGTGGCCGCCAAGTCGACCCAGGAGTGCAGAAGAGTGGACCCCATGTCCATCGTTGTGTTCCACCAGGCAGACATTGGAGAGTTCATCAGGTGTGAGGACACGCTCACATAAGGAGTCTTCACAAACTGGACTATCAATTATACACCGTCGTACTTCCCTCTCCTCAGAGACCACCAGAGGGCTGGGAAGTATAGCTATGTGAAACGTCTGGTGGTCCCCGAGGAGAgggttgggaaaccctggtcttcAGGATATGATTGTGTATTTCCCTCTTAACTACCAAGGGGCCAGTGACTGTCTGGATAGTTTCATCAAGCTGTCAGCTAACAAGTCTGAAAGATGACAG
Proteins encoded in this window:
- the nip7 gene encoding 60S ribosome subunit biogenesis protein NIP7 homolog; protein product: MRPLTDDETKTMFEKLSKYIGENIKLLVDRPDGTYCFRLHNDRVYYISEKILKLATNISRDKLVSVGTCFGKFTKTIKFRLHITALDFLAPYAKFKVWVKPGQEQSFLYGNHVLKSGLGRITENTNQYQGVVVYSMADVPLGFGVAAKSTQECRRVDPMSIVVFHQADIGEFIRCEDTLT